Proteins co-encoded in one Burkholderia ambifaria AMMD genomic window:
- a CDS encoding MdtB/MuxB family multidrug efflux RND transporter permease subunit: MNPSRLFILRPVGTALLMAAIMLAGLVALRFLPLAALPEVDYPTIQVQTFYPGASPEVMTSSVTAPLERQFGQMPSLNQMSSQSSAGASVITLQFSLDLPLDIAEQEVQAAINAAGNLLPSDLPAPPIYAKVNPADAPVLTLAITSKTLPLTQVQDLTDTRLAMKISQIAGVGLVSLSGGNRPAVRIQANPTALAQYGMNLDDLRTTISNLNVNTPKGNFDGPTRAYTINANDQLTSADQYNSAVVAYKSGRPVMLTDVAKVVAGSENTKLGAWVNAEPAIILNVQRQPGANVIATVDAIKAQLPKLQETLPAALDVQVVTDRTTMIRAAVRDVQFELLLAVVLVVLVMYLFLANVYATIIPSLSVPLSLIGTLAVMYMAGFSLNNLSLMALTIATGFVVDDAIVMIENIARYVEEGHTGLEAALKGSRQIGFTIISLTVSLIAVLIPLLFMGDVVGRLFHEFAITLAVTIVISAIVSLTLVPMMCAKLLRHSPPPESHRFEARVHRVIDAVIARYGVALEWVLNRQGSTLVVALLTLALTALLYVYIPKGFFPAQDTGVIQAITQAPQSISYGAMAERQQALAAEILKDPNVESLTSFIGVDGSNITLNSGRMLINLKARDHRSESSAQIIRDLQQRVANVTGITLFMQSVQDLTIDSTVSPTQYQFMLTSPNPDEFATWVPKLVTRLQKEPSLADVATDLQSNGQSVYIEIDRASAARFGITPATVDNALYDAFGQRIVSTIFTQSNQYRVILESEPKEQHYAESLNDIYLPSAGGGQVPLSSIASFHERPSPLLIAHLSQFPSTTISFNLAPGASLGEAVKAIGAAEKDIGLPGSFQTRFQGAALAFQASLSNQLFLILAAVITMYIVLGVLYESYIHPITILSTLPSAGVGALLALMITGHDLDIIGIIGIVLLIGIVKKNAIMMIDFALEAERVEGKPPREAIYQACLLRFRPILMTTLAALLGAVPLIVGAGAGSELRQPLGIAIAGGLIVSQVLTLFTTPVIYLGFDSLARRARGWFERYGPGADAGKRTDV; encoded by the coding sequence ATGAATCCATCCCGCCTCTTCATTCTCCGGCCGGTCGGCACCGCCCTCCTGATGGCGGCGATCATGCTGGCCGGCCTCGTCGCGCTGCGCTTCCTGCCGCTCGCCGCGCTGCCGGAAGTCGACTACCCGACGATCCAGGTCCAGACCTTCTATCCGGGCGCGAGCCCGGAGGTGATGACGTCGTCGGTCACCGCGCCGCTCGAGCGGCAATTCGGGCAGATGCCGTCGCTGAACCAGATGTCGTCGCAAAGCTCGGCCGGCGCGTCGGTGATCACGCTGCAGTTCTCGCTCGACCTGCCGCTCGACATCGCCGAGCAGGAAGTCCAGGCCGCGATCAACGCGGCCGGCAACCTGCTGCCGTCCGACCTCCCGGCCCCGCCGATCTACGCGAAGGTCAACCCGGCCGACGCGCCGGTGCTGACGCTCGCCATCACGTCGAAAACCTTGCCGCTCACGCAGGTGCAGGACCTGACCGATACGCGCCTCGCGATGAAGATCTCGCAGATCGCCGGCGTCGGCCTCGTCAGCCTGTCGGGCGGCAACCGGCCGGCCGTGCGGATCCAGGCGAACCCGACCGCGCTCGCGCAGTACGGGATGAACCTCGACGACCTGCGCACGACGATCTCGAACCTGAACGTGAACACGCCGAAGGGCAACTTCGACGGCCCGACGCGCGCGTACACGATCAACGCCAACGACCAGCTCACCAGCGCCGACCAGTACAACTCCGCGGTCGTCGCGTACAAGAGCGGCCGCCCGGTGATGCTGACCGACGTCGCGAAGGTGGTCGCCGGCTCGGAGAACACCAAGCTCGGCGCATGGGTGAACGCGGAGCCGGCGATCATCCTGAACGTGCAGCGCCAGCCGGGCGCGAACGTGATCGCGACCGTCGACGCGATCAAGGCGCAGCTGCCGAAGCTGCAGGAAACGCTGCCCGCGGCGCTCGACGTGCAGGTCGTCACCGACCGCACGACGATGATCCGCGCCGCCGTGCGCGACGTGCAGTTCGAGCTGCTGCTCGCGGTCGTGCTGGTCGTGCTGGTGATGTACCTGTTCCTCGCGAACGTCTACGCGACGATCATCCCGAGCCTGTCGGTGCCGCTGTCGCTGATCGGCACGCTCGCGGTGATGTACATGGCCGGCTTCTCGCTGAACAACCTGTCGCTGATGGCGCTCACCATCGCGACCGGCTTCGTCGTCGACGACGCGATCGTGATGATCGAGAACATCGCACGCTACGTCGAGGAAGGCCACACCGGCCTCGAGGCCGCGCTGAAGGGGTCGAGGCAGATCGGCTTCACGATCATCTCGCTGACGGTGTCGCTGATCGCGGTGCTGATCCCGCTGCTGTTCATGGGCGACGTGGTCGGCCGCCTGTTCCACGAATTCGCGATCACGCTCGCGGTGACGATCGTCATCTCGGCAATCGTGTCGCTCACGCTCGTGCCGATGATGTGCGCGAAGCTGCTGCGCCATTCGCCGCCGCCGGAAAGCCACCGCTTCGAGGCGCGCGTGCACCGCGTGATCGATGCGGTGATCGCGCGCTACGGGGTCGCGCTCGAATGGGTGCTGAACCGCCAGGGCTCGACGCTCGTCGTCGCGCTGCTCACGCTCGCGCTGACCGCCCTGCTCTACGTGTACATACCGAAGGGCTTCTTCCCCGCGCAGGATACCGGCGTGATCCAGGCGATCACCCAGGCGCCGCAGTCGATTTCCTACGGCGCGATGGCCGAACGTCAGCAGGCGCTCGCGGCCGAGATCCTGAAGGATCCGAACGTCGAAAGCCTCACGTCGTTCATCGGCGTCGACGGCAGCAACATCACGCTGAACAGCGGCCGGATGCTGATCAACCTGAAGGCGCGCGACCACCGCTCCGAGTCGTCCGCGCAGATCATCCGCGACCTGCAGCAGCGCGTCGCGAACGTGACCGGCATCACGCTGTTCATGCAGTCGGTGCAGGATCTGACGATCGACTCGACCGTGAGCCCGACGCAGTACCAGTTCATGCTGACGAGCCCGAACCCCGACGAGTTCGCGACCTGGGTGCCGAAGCTCGTCACGCGGCTGCAGAAGGAGCCGTCGCTCGCCGACGTCGCGACCGACCTGCAGAGCAACGGCCAGTCGGTGTACATCGAGATCGACCGCGCCAGCGCCGCGCGCTTCGGCATCACGCCGGCGACCGTCGACAACGCGCTGTACGACGCGTTCGGCCAGCGCATCGTGTCGACGATCTTCACGCAGTCGAACCAGTACCGCGTGATTCTCGAGTCGGAGCCGAAGGAGCAGCATTACGCCGAATCGCTGAACGACATCTACCTGCCGTCCGCCGGCGGCGGCCAGGTGCCGCTGTCGTCGATCGCGTCGTTCCATGAACGGCCGTCGCCGCTGCTGATCGCGCACCTGTCGCAGTTCCCGTCGACGACGATCTCGTTCAACCTCGCCCCGGGCGCGTCGCTCGGCGAGGCCGTGAAGGCGATCGGCGCGGCCGAGAAGGACATCGGCCTGCCCGGCTCGTTCCAGACGCGCTTCCAGGGCGCGGCGCTCGCGTTCCAGGCGTCGCTGTCGAACCAGCTGTTCCTGATCCTCGCGGCGGTCATCACGATGTACATCGTGCTCGGCGTGCTGTACGAGAGCTACATCCACCCGATCACGATTCTGTCGACGCTGCCGTCGGCCGGCGTCGGCGCGCTGCTCGCGCTGATGATCACCGGGCACGACCTCGACATCATCGGGATCATCGGGATCGTGCTGCTGATCGGCATCGTGAAGAAGAACGCGATCATGATGATCGACTTCGCGCTCGAGGCCGAACGGGTCGAGGGCAAGCCGCCGCGCGAGGCGATCTACCAGGCGTGCCTGCTGCGCTTCCGGCCGATCCTGATGACGACGCTCGCCGCGCTGCTCGGCGCGGTGCCACTGATCGTCGGCGCGGGCGCCGGCTCCGAGCTGCGCCAGCCGCTCGGGATCGCGATCGCCGGCGGCCTGATCGTGTCGCAGGTGCTGACGCTGTTCACGACGCCGGTGATCTATCTCGGCTTCGACAGCCTCGCGCGCCGCGCGCGCGGCTGGTTCGAGCGGTACGGCCCCGGCGCCGACGCCGGCAAGCGCACGGATGTGTAA